CTTAAAACAACAAGAAAAAAGAAATCTCAAGAACTTCAAAACTGGATTTTTGAAAACTATATTTTTCATAATGCTCGCCAAGAATCCAATAGCCTAAAAGATATTTTTATCAGACAAAGAGGTATTGTGCCGCCTGCTGGAACAGGTGAGTGCGCTGCTCCAAAGCTTCTAGAATTTGCTTATAAAAACGACTATCAGCCATTGGCTTTAGCCGAATTTTGGTGGGGACCCTCACCGCCATCGCAAATTAGAAAACAAGGAAACTTTTACCCATCTTGCCGTAGCAAATGTGAACCCATTTTAGGCTTTATGCTTCAAGGTTTAGAAATAAACGAAAACCCGATGCTCCAAAACCCAGCAGAAGGCAAAAAATTTGAAACAATCTTTGAAGACGAAGATCTCTTAGTCATTAATAAACCCGCTGAGTTTCTCTCTGTTCCTGGGAAAAACATTAGTGATTCTGTGGAAACTCGATTAAAGCAAAAATACTTAAATTACTCCGGTCCTTTTTTAGTTCATAGACTTGATATGTCAACTTCTGGACTACTTTTGGCAGCCAAAAATAAAAAAGCACATGAGATTCTTCAAAAACAATTTCTCAAAAAAACCATTAATAAAGAATATATCGCCCTTTTAGATGGTGAAATTCAAAAACAGAATGGCTTTATTGATCTGCCACTAAGAGTAGATTTAGATAATCGTCCTTACCAATTAGTTTGCCATAAGCACGGAAAAAATGCAAGAACACAGTACGAAGTTTTGGAAACTAAAAACGGAAAAACAAAGGTTAAGCTCTTTCCTATCACTGGTAGAACGCATCAGCTTAGAGTGCATTGTGCTCATAAAAATGGACTCAATACACCAATTATTGGAGACGATTTATATGGAACAAAAAGAGAAAGGCTTTGTCTTCATGCCCAAAGCATCTCTTTTGATCATCCAGTTACGGGTGAAAAAATGTCTTTTTCTGTAAAAGCTGAATTTTGAAAATCACTATAACGAAGGGTGGAAAAAAAATGTCTTTTGCATATTCTTGATATTTTACAATACCGATAATAATAGCTAATTTTATCTTTCTGTAAAAACACCCAAAGTCATGGCAAAAAAAGGCGGAATGCCCACATATAAAACTATTGATGATTATATCGAAAATCAAAAAATTGAGGCTCAAGAAATTTTAAAAGAAATCAGAGCCATTATTCATCAAACCCTCCCAGATGTTGAGGAAGTGGAAAACACTAAAGCTCCAAATTTTAAGTTGAATCCTAAAAACAAAAGCAACCAACAACTTATGATGGCTGCTTATGCTAAATTTGTATCCTTCTACCCTTTTCCGTCAACTTTAGAGGCGTTTAAAGACCAACTAGGTGATTTTGAATTGGGAAAAGGAGTGGTGAAGTTTCCGTTCAATCAAAATTTACCAAAAGAACTCCTTCAAGAAATGATTCGCTATCGTTATCAAGAACTTGATAAAGAATAAATCAAAGAAAGTCTTATAAAAAAGATGAACAAAAAAATAAAAAACGAAGAACTCGGAAGACTCAATATCACCGATTTTAAAAGTGCTGATAAAAGTCCTATTTATATCGTGATTGATAATCTGCGTTCCTTAAATAATATTGGTTCTATTTTTCGAACTGCAGATGCATTTAGGGTAAAAAAAATCTTTATCTGCGGAATATCTGCAACCCCGCCGCATAAAGAAATCCATAAAACCGCACTTGGAGCAACGGAGTCTGTAGCATGGGAATATTTTGAAAAAACGGAACACTGTATTCAGTTTTTACAGCAAAAATCCATTGAATGTTTTGCTTTAGAACAAACAAAAGACAGCATTTCATTAGATCAGTTTAGTTATCCTACAGGAAAAGAAATAGCAATTGTTTTAGGAAATGAAGTAGAAGGTGTACAACAAACGGTTGTAAACCTCTGTGAGCATGCCATTGAAATTCCACAATATGGAACAAAACATTCTTTTAATGTTTCGGTAAGTAATGGTATTTGTCTTTGGGAAATTTTTCAAAAATGGAAAGATACTTTGTAGAAGTATCCATTTTATGGAGACACTCTCCGTAAAATGAATAAGTTATGAGATACTGCCATTCATGATTACGCTAGTAATTTAATTGAGCAAAAAAAAATCAATCAATAGGTCTGTTGTTATGATGAAGTCTTATTACTTGATCATAATTTAGACCTTATATTGAGTCTTGTTCTAAGGTGATTACTATAGATTTATTAAAGTTATCAAACATAATTTTCTTAGGAAGACAACCTGTATTCGCAGCATAAATATAGGATTTTCAAGTAATTAATTCAGGTTTAAAACCTAAAGCTTCCATCAAAATCAGAGGTAGAGTATGCTTTAACAGTGTCATTATAATATAAGAGTATAATGGCAGAGTGAAACTTTTGAGGTTTTGGAATTGGGTATATTTTACCTGCTAAAAATTTTATTTTTTTGGTTTTATTGCTTTACTTCTAATAAACTAATTGTGTGCCTAGTAAATAATGATACAACTATTTGATCTAAGTCGACCCTGATGTTTTGGGTTGCTTACTGAGTTAAACTACAAGAAAACTTAGACTAAGTTATTTGCGTTAGTCTGAATCAATTCATCGACACTTATTCTCTTTTTATTCGAAAAATTATCATAAATACTATCGTCAGAAACAATCATCGACTCTTCCGTCGATTTAAGATAAAGTAAATGCGTTAAATCTGTAAAGTCATTAGTTGCTGGAGAATTATGCGTAACCATCTTATTCGCACAAAATTTAGAAAATGCGTGAATATAGTCAGTAATTAGTCTATTATACGATTCATAAATCTCCATATCTGAGCTATCAATCCCTTTATCTTTAATCATCAAACCTAGAGCATAAATCGTAAAACTCTGATTAGATATTTTTTCATTTGTAAAAAAAGCATCTAAATCTCTGTTCTTATCTATTTTATAATTAATACC
Above is a window of Flavobacteriales bacterium DNA encoding:
- a CDS encoding RluA family pseudouridine synthase, translated to MTQKQSIFTVFEDLAKEIDLPKKFTFPFYYQPHPLAISASKILQNRLINDSILSEYFEKNEEAVGKMFGVLVVKNKNHQLGFISAFSGKLMDSMHYPGFTPPLFDVHHHDGFYKKEESKQNQLTAEIHKLENDSTYLLLEQEFQNISREQNDALEKIKKDLQNKRIIRRAIRKKVKETGSPQEIEEITKKHAIESLKAKQFLQKEQKKWEEKTAPTRTILTAKKEQISLLKTTRKKKSQELQNWIFENYIFHNARQESNSLKDIFIRQRGIVPPAGTGECAAPKLLEFAYKNDYQPLALAEFWWGPSPPSQIRKQGNFYPSCRSKCEPILGFMLQGLEINENPMLQNPAEGKKFETIFEDEDLLVINKPAEFLSVPGKNISDSVETRLKQKYLNYSGPFLVHRLDMSTSGLLLAAKNKKAHEILQKQFLKKTINKEYIALLDGEIQKQNGFIDLPLRVDLDNRPYQLVCHKHGKNARTQYEVLETKNGKTKVKLFPITGRTHQLRVHCAHKNGLNTPIIGDDLYGTKRERLCLHAQSISFDHPVTGEKMSFSVKAEF
- a CDS encoding DUF1801 domain-containing protein, with product MAKKGGMPTYKTIDDYIENQKIEAQEILKEIRAIIHQTLPDVEEVENTKAPNFKLNPKNKSNQQLMMAAYAKFVSFYPFPSTLEAFKDQLGDFELGKGVVKFPFNQNLPKELLQEMIRYRYQELDKE
- a CDS encoding RNA methyltransferase, producing the protein MNKKIKNEELGRLNITDFKSADKSPIYIVIDNLRSLNNIGSIFRTADAFRVKKIFICGISATPPHKEIHKTALGATESVAWEYFEKTEHCIQFLQQKSIECFALEQTKDSISLDQFSYPTGKEIAIVLGNEVEGVQQTVVNLCEHAIEIPQYGTKHSFNVSVSNGICLWEIFQKWKDTL